A region from the Fusarium musae strain F31 chromosome 1, whole genome shotgun sequence genome encodes:
- the ARG8 gene encoding acetylornithine aminotransferase (BUSCO:EOG09262OX9~EggNog:ENOG41), which translates to MAMRLPLRARLASCAAVARPWIVRRGFASLPNADVASDSKSAAIVNEHAPYMVATYARPPPVFVKGKGSWLWDAEDRKFLDFTAGIAVNGLGHCDPEFTRILNEQAQTLVHASNLYYNPWTGALSKLLVEKTLESGAMHNAASVFVCNSGSEANEAAIKFARKAGKVVDPSGEKVEIVSFNNGFHGRTMGSLSATPNPKYQKPFSPMVPGFKTGNYNDVSGINDLVTEKTCGVIVEPIQGEGGVTPATEEFLVALAKRCREVGAVLIYDEIQSGLGRTGTLWAHGNLPKEAHPDVLTTAKALGNGFPIGAVLVTQDVSDKMKVGDHGTTFGGNPLACRLAHYIVGRLSDKQLQADVRAKSEIFKKRFAKLQSQYPDLVTEVRGRGLILGLQLSEDPTAIIKAARERGLLIISAGVNTLRFVPSLTVTDEEINQGLDIVEAAIAATR; encoded by the exons ATGGCTATGCGACTTCCCCTCCGAGCTCGATTGGCGTCCTGCGCTGCCGTCGCCCGTCCTTGGATCGTCCGCCGAGGTTTCGCTTCGCTACCGAACGCCGACGTCGCGTCTGATTCCAAGAGCGCTGCCATTGTGAACGAGCATGCGCCTTATATGGTTGCCACATATGCTCGTCCTCCGCCTGTGTTTGTCAAGGGGAAGGGCTCGTGGCTGTGGGATGCTGAGGACCGAAAGTTCTTGGACTTTACAGCCGGTATCGCTGTCAATGGCCTCGGTCATTGCGATCCTGAGTTTACTCGAATCTTGAACGAGCAG GCCCAAACTCTCGTTCACGCCTCCAACCTCTACTACAACCCATGGACGGGCGCCCTCTCCAAGCTCCTCGTCGAAAAAACCCTCGAATCAGGTGCCATGCACAACGCCGCCTCAGTCTTCGTCTGCAACTCTGGTTCCGAAGCCAACGAGGCCGCTATCAAGTTCGCCCGCAAAGCCGGAAAGGTCGTCGATCCCTCAGGCGAGAAGGTCGAGATCGTCTCGTTCAACAATGGTTTCCACGGCCGAACTATGGGCAGCTTGTCCGCGACACCGAACCCCAAGTACCAAAAGCCCTTTTCGCCCATGGTCCCTGGCTTTAAGACGGGAAACTACAACGATGTTTCTGGGATCAATGATTTGGTCACTGAGAAGACATGCGGTGTTATTGTTGAGCCTATTCAGGGTGAGGGTGGTGTTACTCCTGCGACTGAGGAGTTCCTTGTTGCGCTTGCGAAGCGATGTCGTGAGGTTGGTGCTGTTCTTATCTACGACGAGATTCAGTCTGGTCTCGGCCGAACAGGAACTCTCTGGGCTCACGGTAACTTGCCCAAGGAGGCTCATCCCGATGTCCTCACAACAGCCAAGGCTCTCGGAAATGGTTTCCCAATTGGTGCTGTGCTTGTTACGCAGGATGTGTCTGATAAGATGAAGGTCGGTGACCACGGTACCACCTTTGGCGGAAATCCTCTTGCCTGCCGTCTGGCGCACTACATTGTCGGCCGTCTCTCTGACAAACAACTCCAAGCCGACGTTCGCGCCAAGtccgagatcttcaagaagcGCTTCGCCAAGCTCCAGAGCCAATATCCCGATCTTGTCACAGAGGTCCGTGGTCGAGGTCTGATCTTGGGTCTGCAGTTGTCTGAGGATCCTACAGCCATTATCAAGGCTGCCCGTGAGCGAGGCTTGCTCATCATTAGTGCTGGCGTTAACACATTGCGATTTGTGCCGAGCCTGACTGTTACTGATGAGGAGATCAACCAGGGGTTAGATATTGTGGAGGCCGCTATTGCTGCTACTCGATAG
- a CDS encoding hypothetical protein (MEROPS:MER0019360): protein MKPTPPTPGPQPTPAKPKRKPLNPQALVSKFWSKYHSKAPGKVTSIFPQSLYESLLTDADSSYPKSRNAAQSYEDAAKECRARVRAIVRECERTNAKFSDPDFDIETDFSSYQDNCLNGLMGRRFEDDSSDDEPLPSERGPNIQRIKKYRNIRKKSDELEDDKLDVSKNNLQRRMFSGRDYGSRYSRPGSVHRIPWIFENPQFTVGGFSSTDIKQGAGGDCWWLAALATIAHRKDLMKKICVAKDEECGVYGFVFNRDGEWISTVVDDNLYLKHKDFGEDSEVYDATGKKARLYKKQKQTGSESLYFAKCEDPNETWLPLLEKAFAKVHGDYQALDGGWSGTAVEDLTGGVNTVVAGNRVLRKERLWREMLGSDGEDGEFVFGLSAGGPGEDHNNGIVLRHAYSILKVAEVEDEDGNKVRLVKIRNPWGQKSEDGHGEWHGPWSDGSKQWTPHMIRKLQHQFGDDGIFWMSFNDMLDNFKWMYRTRLFDERWTVAQQWTSVSISWLTGYLKKKFIIEVKEEGMVVIVLSQLDERYFKDLKGQYEFVLQFLLKTADDKTSICSVRPVHKWDRRSINCEVELEPGTYEVIPKITAERYYWLPTVQKMVKMAADSNPQKLRQIGLQYDLAHAKGGIVDEDEALRKKKELEKKKKIKGKKQEKKKKQMAEAMASMEAAMVQMRNEYNRSLNEKDTERDKTKKEKEKEKEEPEPKKEDDTGAKSDKAPPGFWPEDSSKSDLEALSLDETPAEPKGGPSLVDTSQGTEDKRRGSTDSSTRYSSADHRGRPSLANSPMPSRDHSPQHSRRTTMQSIDTNPVFTPPTEPTSESDLDSSDSSSVSSSEPDDSSSSSDDDMLPTSLLHRLKKKKKQPWNAVCVIGLQVYAQHTGIKVRLADQRGDEATELVPPQSSPV from the exons ATGAAGCCAACTCCTCCTACTCCTGGCCCGCAGCCGACTCCTGCTAAGCCAAAGCGTAAACCTCTGAACCCTCAAGCTCTTGTTTCCAAGTTCTGGTCAAAGTATCACTCCAAGGCACCAGGCAAGGTCACTTCCATCTTCCCTCAGAGCCTCTATGAGTCACTTCTCACAGACGCCGACTCGTCTTATCCCAAGTCTCGCAATGCAGCACAGAGCtatgaagatgctgccaaaGAATGCCGTGCTCGAGTTAGAGCCATTGTTCGGGAATGTGAACGAACCAATGCCAAATTCAGCGACCCAGACTTTGATATTGAGACCGACTTTTCGTCTTACCAAGATAATTGTCTCAATGGGTTGATGGGGAGACGGTTTGAGGATGAcagcagtgatgatgaaCCACTGCCATCCGAAAGAGGACCTAATATTCAGCgaataaagaaatatcgcAACATACGGAAGAAGAGCGACGAGCTGGAAGACGATAAACTTGACGTCAGCAAGAACAACTTGCAAAGACGCATGTTTAGCGGCAGAGACTATGGTTCTCGATACTCCAGACCAGGCTCTGTCCATCGCATTCCATGGATCTTCGAAAATCCTCAGTTCACAGTCGGCGGCTTTTCCAGCACAGACATAAAGCAAGGTGCTGGCGGCGACTGCTGGTGGTTGGCGGCTCTCGCAACTATCGCTCACCGCAAAGATTTAATGAAGAAGATTTGTGTCGCAAAGGATGAAGAATGTGGCGTCTATGGCTTCGTCTTCAACCGCGACGGAGAGTGGATCTCAACTGTGGTTGATGATAACCTTTACCTGAAGCACAAAGACTTTGGAGAAGATTCTGAAGTCTACGATGCGACGGGTAAGAAAGCTCGACTttacaagaagcagaagcaaaccGGTTCTGAGTCCTTGTACTTTGCCAAGTGTGAGGACCCTAATGAGACTTGGCTACCCTTGCTTGAGAAAGCT TTTGCAAAGGTTCATGGTGACTATCAGGCTTTGGATGGTGGATGGTCTGGCACTGCAGTCGAAGATCTCACAGGCGGCGTCAATACTGTGGTCGCTGGTAATAGAGTCCTTCGCAAGGAAAGACTGTGGCGCGAGATGCTGGGATCTGACGGTGAGGATGGAGAATTCGTCTTTGGTCTGTCTGCCGGTGGTCCAGGAGAGGATCATAACAACGGAATTGTGTTGCGACATGCGTACTCGATTCTCAAGGTGGCCGAagttgaagacgaagatggcaACAAAGTTCGCTTGGTCAAGATTCG AAACCCCTGGGGACAGAAATCCGAAGATGGCCATGGCGAGTGGCATGGTCCATGGTCGGATGGTTCCAAGCAATGGACTCCTCACATGATTCGAAAGCTTCAGCATCagtttggcgatgatggaatTTTCTGGATGTCTTTCAACGACATGCTCGATAACTTCAAGTGGATGTACAGGACTCGTCTTTTTGATGAGCGATGGACGGTAGCTCAACAATGGACTAGTGTCAGCATCTCTTGGCTTACCGGCtacctcaagaagaagtttaTCATCGAGGTCAAAGAAGAGGGCATGGTGGTTATTGTGCTCTCACAG CTCGATGAACGTTACTTCAAAGACTTGAAGGGGCAGTACGAATTTGTCCTGCAATTTCTGCTCAAGACGGCTGACGACAAGACTTCCATCTGCTCGGTTCGTCCGGTCCATAAGTGGGATCGACGTTCGATCAATTGCGAGGTCGAACTCGAGCCAGGTACATATGAAGTCATCCCCAAAATCACAGCCGAGAGATATTACTGGCTTCCGACAGTCCAAAAGATGGTCAAGATGGCAGCCGACAGTAATCCTCAGAAGTTACGCCAGATCGGTCTGCAGTATGATCTCGCGCATGCCAAGGGCGGAatcgttgatgaagatgaggccctccgcaagaagaaggaactcgagaagaagaagaaaatcaagggcaagaagcaagaaaagaagaagaaacagatgGCCGAAGCTATGGCTAGTATGGAGGCGGCGATGGTGCAGATGAGGAATGAGTATAATCGGTCTCTCAATGAGAAGGACACTGAAAGAGATAAgaccaagaaagagaaagaaaaggaaaaagaggaaCCTGAACCAAAGAAAGAGGATGACACTGGAGCCAAATCAGATAAGGCGCCGCCTGGATTTTGGCCAGAAGATTCTTCCAAGAGTGACTTGGAAGCATTGTCTCTTGATGAAACACCAGCTGAACCAAAAGGGGGCCCGTCTTTGGTTGACACGAGCCAAGGAACCgaagacaagagaagaggatCTACAGACTCATCCACCAGATATTCATCTGCCGACCACAGAGGCCGTCCATCTCTCGCAAACTCACCAATGCCATCACGAGATCACAGCCCCCAGCACAGCAGAAGAACAACCATGCAAAGCATAGACACAAACCCCGTCTTCACGCCTCCCACAGAACCAACCTCCGAGTCGGACCTCGACAGCTCAGACTCATCGTCCGTGTCCTCATCAGAGCCAGACGATAGTTCCTCGAGCTCAGACGACGATATGCTGCCCACGTCGCTGCTCCACcgactcaagaagaagaagaaacagccGTGGAATGCCGTGTGCGTGATCGGCCTCCAGGTCTACGCTCAGCACACGGGCATCAAGGTCCGTCTCGCTGATCAGAGGGGCGATGAGGCCACCGAGCTCGTGCCTCCGCAAAGCAGCCCTGTCTAG
- a CDS encoding hypothetical protein (CAZy:CE5) has translation MFSKSVLIALVPFAVAGPIAPRQSLGSGLGSGLGSGIPSFGLPSSGGDSAGGLPSIPSLGSGGSTGGLPSIPGLGSGGSSGGIPSIPGLGSGGSTGGLPSLGGGGSSFLPGGSTGGDTTGDTSGDTSGSASTSAPASQPTGSSETPRAESGSSTSPFGSFLGSAGGSSGGFGGSTQNGLSGDCKDVTVIFARGTTEMGNVGTAAGPPFFQALAQQLGSDKLAVQGVEYAASVGGIMQMGDQAGSQKMASLVKEAYQKCPKTKVVMSGYSQGAMLVHNAAKSLPADTTGKIAAVVNFGDPFQRQAIQGVPSDRVKIICHAGDGVCAGTAAITPDHLTYSQDANTAAQFVVSKVK, from the exons ATGTTCTCCAAGTCTGTTCTCATCGCCCTCGTGCCCTTTGCAGTGGCTGGTCCCATTGCTCCCCGACAGAGTCTTGGTTCTGGCCTCGGTTCTGGCCTTGGCTCTGGTATTCCCAGCTTTGGACTTCCCAGCTCTGGCGGCGACTCTGCCGGTGGACTCCCCAGCATCCCAAGTCTAGGCTCTGGAGGCTCAACTGGAGGACTTCCCAGTATCCCTGGCCTAGGATCTGGTGGTTCATCTGGAGGTATCCCAAGCATCCCCGGTCTAGGCTCTGGAGGCTCAACCGGCGGTCTTCCCAGCCTCGGAGGTGGTGGCTCAAGCTTCCTCCCAGGAGGCTCTACTGGTGGAGACACCACAGGAGACACTTCTGGAGATACCTCCGGCAGTGCTTCAACCAGCGCTCCCGCTTCTCAGCCCACAGGCTCTAGCGAGACTCCCCGTGCTGAGAGCGGTTCATCCACCTCTCCCTTCGGCAGCTTCCTTGGATCTGCCGGTGGCAGCAGCGGTGGCTTCGGTGGTTCCACTCAGAACGGTCTCAGCGGTGACTGCAAGGACGTAACTGTCATCTTTGCCCGCGGTACCACTGAGATGGGCAACGTCGGCACTGCTGCCGGACCTCCTTTCTTCCAGGCTCTTGCTCAGCAGCTCGGAAGCGACAAGCTTGCTGTTCAGGGTGTTGAGTACGCCGCCAGTGTTGGTGGCATTATGCAAATGGGTGACCAGGCTGGATCCCAGAAGAT GGCGAGTCTTGTTAAGGAGGCTTACCAGAAAtgccccaagaccaaggttgtCATGTCTGGATACTCACAGGGTGCTATGCTGGTTCACAACGCAGCCAAGTCTCTCCCTGCTGATACTACTGGCAAGATTGCTGCCGTTGTCAACTTTGGCGATCCTT TCCAGCGACAGGCTATCCAGGGCGTTCCCTCTGACCGCGTTAAGATTATCTGCCACGCTGGCGACGGTGTCTGCGCCGGTACTGCTGCTATCACCCCCGACCACTTGACTTATAGCCAGGACGCCAACACTGCTGCTCAGTTTGTTGTCAGCAAGGTCAAATAA
- a CDS encoding hypothetical protein (EggNog:ENOG41) produces MSSILPSQALSSLTINLIPTLIFFSVSVYVLPALTRHLLKFLSSPSSFKEKSSINDTPSISNLPRLSGVVPWLGHLFGLTIDSTRYINRLIKSTTAPIFTINIPFARITVCHPSMDRVLSRHVNDTGLAQVLVYVGPRLFGLKEETIKAVFGYNPQPLHKQKFGHAENIVSLNQRSSNNIRERVMKMSETNEVLVGRWVFELAVSATASAVWGVANPWSMDQDFSNEFMKLSETFDTLGRPIAWLTANSAWNSRKYLLARLREFHLEHREARVKTTAHSINVVAHSDPNWENNPDYYHIEMVSALGLLATTSTLAVWLTRHLLTDPELMKVILNEVQQLKHVEGEDKPRLDFTNVRSECPWLMASWYETLRLHMTGVARIARHDFMLNLPDSDPIAVPQGEIFMLPMCASNLDVDNWGPDAATFKASRFINKVGEVSGSAVRKVRAFGVAGNMCPGRVFGTDIVFSVVATMLRTFDIEAAPGEEFRVPTLRGGFNVGFERYGDDIKVLLRKKGVA; encoded by the exons ATGTCTTCTATCCTCCCATCTCAGGCCCTCTCTTCCctcaccatcaacctcattcCCACCCTTATAttcttctctgtctctgtctacGTTCTTCCAGCACTGACTCGCCATCTCCTAAAATTCCtctcatctccaagctcCTTCAAGGAGAAGTCCTCCATCAATGACACCCcttccatctccaacctcCCCCGCCTATCTGGTGTTGTTCCCTGGTTAGGCCATCTCTTTGGCCTGACCATCGACAGTACTCGCTACATCAACCGTCTGATCAAATCCACCACTGCACCAATCTTCACTATCAACATCCCCTTTGCACGAATCACTGTCTGTCATCCCAGCATGGACCGAGTTCTCTCTCGTCACGTCAATGACACTGGCCTTGCCCAAGTTCTTGTCTACGTTGGCCCTCGCCTCTTTGGCCTCAAGGAGGAGACTATCAAGGCTGTCTTCGGTTACAACCCTCAGCCTTTGCACAAGCAAAAGTTTGGACACGCCGAGAACATTGTATCCCTGAATCAACGCTCTAGCAACAACATTAGGGAGCGTGTGATGAAAATGTCCGAGACGAATGAAGTTCTTGTTGGACGTTGGGTGTTTGAGTTGGCTGTCTCTGCTACAGCGAGTGCAGTCTGGGGAGTTGCCAACCCCTGGAGTATGGATCAAGACTTTTCCAACGAGTTCAT GAAACTCAGCGAGACATTCGATACTCTTGGACGGCCCATCGCTTGGCTTACAGCAAATTCAGCCTGGAACTCTCGCAAGTACCTTCTCGCCAGACTTCGCGAATTCCATCTCGAGCACCGCGAAGCTCGTGTTAAGACTACCGCGCACAGTATCAACGTCGTGGCCCATAGCGATCCCAACTGGGAGAACAACCCAGACTACTACCACATTGAGATGGTCTCAGCTCTAGGTCTCCTGGCAACCACTAGCACTCTTGCAGTCTGGCTCACACGCCACTTGCTGACTGATCCAGAGTTGATGAAAGTCATCCTCAATGAGGTTCAACAGCTCAAACACGTTGAAGGGGAAGACAAGCCGCGTCTTGACTTTACCAATGTTCGTTCTGAGTGCCCCTGGCTGATGGCATCTTGGTACGAGACTCTCCGTCTTCACATGACAGGAGTCGCTCGCATAGCTCGCCACGATTTCATGCTCAACCTCCCCGACTCGGATCCCATTGCCGTTCCTCAGGGAGAGATCTTCATGCTCCCAATGTGTGCATCCAATCTGGACGTCGACAACTGGGGCCCTGATGCCGCGACCTTCAAAGCATCTCGCTTCATCAACAAAGTCGGTGAAGTCTCTGGAAGTGCCGTTCGCAAGGTCAGAGCTTTTGGAGTGGCTGGTAATATGTGTCCTGGCCGCGTGTTTGGCACTGATATCGTCTTTTCTGTTGTTGCTACTATGCTTCGAACTTTTGACATTGAGGCTGCTCCTGGTGAGGAGTTTAGAGTGCCGACTCTGCGTGGAGGATTCAACGTTGGGTTTGAGAGGTACGGGGATGATATCAAGGTGCTTCTCAGAAAGAAAGGCGTCGCTTGA
- a CDS encoding hypothetical protein (EggNog:ENOG41): MSLVQHSSSEAASPVPIIETDDQGRPVKSTSTNGYFPSSSGQHLPSSANGTVTPSFIDNMSHLSVVRARDDSEAASVRSTSSRTSRKPQMQLASYQDEFTTSVYGSRFAGMDLPRHHMPENEMPRDIAYRMIKDDLSLDNNPMLNLASFVTTYMEDEAEKLMAESFSKNFIDYEEYPQSADIQNRCVNMIGDLFHAPPGESVGTSTVGSSEAIMLAVLAMKKRWKNRRQAEGKSTEHPNIVMSSAVQVCWEKATRYFEIDEKLVYCTPDRFVMDPDEAVDLCDENTIGMCAILGTTYTGEYEDIKAINDLLVERNLDVPIHVDAASGGFVAPFVVPDLEWDFRCEKVVSINVSGHKYGLVYPGVGWVIWRSPEYLPQELVFNINYLGADQSSFTLNFSKGASQVIGQYYQLIRLGKHGYRAIMSNLTRTADYLTETLENLGFVIMSERSGAGLPLVAFRFKTVEEGGDPDRYYDEFALAHHLRSRGWVVPAYTMAPNSGVKMLRVVVREDFTKSRCDQLICDVKLCHGLLKETDQESIKKREEYIRNHISAMGRGKHAHPVYKGESHSLQGKTGKTHAIC, from the exons ATGAGTCTCGTACAACATTCTTCAAGTGAGGCTGCCTCACCTGTTCCCATCATCGAGACAGACGACCAAGGAAGACCCGTGAAATCAACAAGTACAAACGGTTACTTCCCCTCCTCCAGCGGCCaacatcttccttcttctgccaACGGAACTGTTACTCCTTCGTTCATCGACAACATGTCCCATCTCTCTGTTGTCCGTGCCAGAGACGACTCTGAAGCTGCGTCTGTCCGCTCCACGAGCTCTCGCACCTCGAGAAAGCCCCAGATGCAGCTTGCGAGCTATCAGGATGAGTTCACCACCAGCGTCTACGGCTCTCGCTTTGCGGGCATGGATCTCCCCAGGCATCATATGCCAGAGAATGAGATGCCCCGCGACATTGCGTATCGCATGATCAAGGATGATCTGAGTCTCGACAACAACCCCATGCTCAA CTTGGCATCTTTTGTTACTACTTACATG gaagatgaagccgaAAAGCTCATGGCTGagtccttctccaagaacttCATCGATTACGAAGAGTACCCTCAATCCGCCGACATTCAGAACCGCTGTGTCAACATGATCGGCGATCTTTTCCACGCGCCTCCCGGCGAATCAGTCGGTACATCCACTGTTGGTTCATCAGAAGCTATTATGCTCGCTGTCCTGGCCATGAAGAAGCGCTGGAAGAACCGCAGGCAAGCTGAGGGAAAGAGCACCGAGCACCCCAACATCGTCATGTCATCTGCTGTGCAAGTCTGTTGGGAAAAGGCCACTCGTTATTTCGAGATTGACGAGAAGCTCGTCTACTGCACTCCTGATCGCTTCGTCATGGATCCTGATGAGGCTGTTGATCTGTGTGACGAGAATACCATTGGCATGTGTGCTATTCTCGGAACTACTTACACTGGCGAGTACGAGgatatcaaggccatcaacgaTCTCCTCGTTGAGCGAAACCTTGATGTTCCTATTCACGTCGATGCTGCCAGTGGCGGTTTTGTCGCTCCATTCGTGGTCCCCGACCTAGAATGGGATTTCCGATGTGAAAAGGTTGTTTCCATCAACGTTTCAGGTCACAAGTACGGTCTTGTGTACCCTGGTGTTGGTTGGGTCATCTGGCGATCTCCCGAGTATCTTCCTCAAGAGctcgtcttcaacatcaactacCTCGGAGCTGACCAATCCTCTTTTAccctcaacttctccaaggGTGCATCACAGGTCATTGGCCAATACTACCAGCTCATCCGTCTCGGAAAGCATGGTTACCGTGCTATCATGAGCAACCTTACCCGTACTGCCGACTACCTGACAGAAACCCTGGAGAACCTGGGTTTCGTCATCATGTCAGAACGATCTGGAGCTGGTCTCCCCCTCGTTGCCTTCCGATTCAAGACTGTTGAAGAGGGCGGTGATCCTGATCGCTACTACGATGAGTTTGCTCTCGCCCACCACCTCCGATCTCGAGGTTGGGTCGTCCCCGCTTACACCATGGCTCCCAACTCTGGTGTCAAGATGTTGCGTGTTGTTGTCCGAGAGGACTTTACAAAGAGTCGATGTGACCAGCTTATCTGCGATGTCAAGCTGTGCCACGGTCTTCTCAAGGAGACGGATCAGGAGTCTATCAAGAAGCGTGAAGAGTACATCAGGAATCATATTTCTGCCATGGGTCGTGGAAAGCATGCCCACCCTGTTTACAAG GGCGAGTCGCATTCTCTCCAGGGCAAGACTGGCAAGACACATGCTATTTGCTAG
- a CDS encoding hypothetical protein (EggNog:ENOG41) produces the protein MDEGTSFKPELSTEQLVVFQRLFTFHNQRRTVSYCAPNVAVPRLTTLDEFSVLLNCVQFREKPRDVRLRDGVEQFLEFVQNMESALG, from the exons CCGGAACTCTCTACTGAGCA GTTAGTTGTCTTCCAACGGCTTTTCACATTCCATAACCAGCGCCGTACCGTAAGCTACTGCGCCCCCAACGTTGCTGTCCCACGTCTTACAACTCTCGATGAGTTCTCTGTGCTCTTGAACTGTGTGCAGTTCCGTGAGAAACCCCGAGATGTCCGGCTCCGCGATGGAGTCGAGCAGTTTTTAGAGTTTGTTCAAAACATGGAATCGGCACTGGGATAA
- a CDS encoding hypothetical protein (MEROPS:MER0033274~EggNog:ENOG41~CAZy:CE10), protein MHSEGHKHGPPGAQLLSRLFSKRLTAWQTVVITMIYLYAARNFSTLVGLASPEPLANMYDATYYRATWVLTALDAGFWTAMKIKTKWLRDMASIVFSLFYLVAAEKADEKVRKVRGMITVEHLRVSWNKGTSPYLSFFQGLMRPRFMRWPPRQIRIPRPADSDYKEPVLAWLYYDGPLSDLHRHDRLILDIPGGGFVAMDPRCNDDKLFSWAAKSALPILSLDYKKAPEFPYPYALNECFDVYRTIVNTKGRCIGLPGTEVPRIIVTGDSAGGNLAVASTLMIMETRHSAFRRPGQTELPAPDGLVCFYPALDMNIGNWMTDEQMSLIKDRKARKTNRRIMRRKSMQYNELVGTPHHSDDEEDGSPPPHTKLSALTTKEALIAASQGPRSPHPEFSHVGPRSLSFPKDASETNEKKPSHHPEPMKTRLATSSMISYFNDRVLTPEMMRAMIILYIGAHNRPDFSQDYLLSPVLAPEALLVDFPKTYFMTGERDPLVDDTVIFAGRLRRAKEAAFVQEQSERNQNAEFNDRDAAEVMLIPGTSHGFMQFPTVYPPAWRHFERCIDWFDQLFDHAEVMRVRKDRQARAARSQTNGFGINGDGRHHMRTESSEEDRPLEISMTKMNQRRSSNQTTPQQSPDLNGGSESGDTTPRAHTNGTSLSNGDKNAKRRKSVGLSKSKNRNKSLVKLKSSDDLLGRRMQGLASGLTGMGDDD, encoded by the exons ATGCACTCAGA AGGCCACAAACATGGCCCCCCAGGCGCTCAGTTGCTCTCGAGACTCTTCTCCAAGCGTCTAACAGCATGGCAAACCGTTGTGATAACGATGATCTACCTATACGCTGCCCGAAACTTCAGCACTCTGGTCGGACTCGCGAGCCCAGAGCCCCTGGCCAATATGTACGATGCCACATACTACCGAGCTACATGGGTCTTGACCGCGCTGGACGCGGGCTTCTGGACGGccatgaagatcaagacAAAATGGTTGCGCGATATGGCGAGTATAGTCTTCTCGCTCTTCTACCTCGTCGCTGCTGAAAAGGCAGACGAAAAGGTCCGAAAGGTCCGGGGTATGATTACCGTTGAGCATTTGCGTGTGTCCTGGAATAAGGGCACCTCGCCGTATCTGAGCTTCTTCCAAGGACTCATGCGTCCTCGTTTCATGCGATGGCCTCCAAGGCAGATCCGGATTCCACGGCCCGCTGATAGCGACTACAAAGAGCCTGTGCTTGCGTGGCTGTACTATGATGGTCCTTTGTCAGATCTTCACCGTCACGATAGACTGATTCTCGACATTCCGGGCGGTGGGTTCGTTGCAATGGATCCTCGTTGCAACGACGACAAGTTGTTCTCATGGGCTGCCAAGTCAGCATTGCCAATTCTGAGTCTCGACTATAAGAAGGCACCTGAGTTCCCGTATCCATATGCACTGAATGAGTGCTTCGATGTTTACAGAACTATTGTAAACACCAAAGGTCGATGCATAGGTCTACCAGGCACCGAAGTTCCTCGAATCATCGTCACGGGAGACAGCGCTGGAGGTAATCTCGCTGTCGCTTCAACATTGATGATCATGGAGACAAGGCATTCAGCGTTCCGCAGACCAGGACAAACAGAACTACCAGCTCCCGATGGACTTGTCTGCTTCTATCCAGCTTTGGATATGAACATCGGCAACTGGATGACAGATGAGCAGATGTCTTTGATCAAAGACCGAAAGGCGAGGAAAACGAATAGAAGAATTATGCGACGCAAGAGCATGCAGTATAATGAGCTTGTGGGAACTCCCCATCActctgacgatgaagaagatggatccCCACCACCTCATACCAAGTTGAGCGCTTTGACAACGAAAGAAGCCTTGATTGCGGCATCTCAAGGACCTAGAAGTCCACACCCTGAGTTCTCCCACGTCGGCCCTCGCTCTCTGAGTTTCCCGAAAGATGCATCTGAgaccaacgagaagaagccgtCTCATCATCCTGAACCGATGAAGACGCGACTAGCTACTTCATCGATGATCTCTTACTTCAACGATCGAGTTCTTACGCccgagatgatgagagcCATGATTATCTTGTATATCGGTGCTCATAACCGACCTGATTTCAGCCAGGACTATCTTCTCAGCCCTGTGTTGGCGCCCGAGGCCTTGCTCGTCGACTTTCCTAAGACATACTTTATGACTGGAGAGCGAGATCCGCTGGTCGATGATACAGTCATCTTTGCAGGACGACTTCGCCGTGCTAAAGAAGCCGCATTTGTTCAGGAACAGTCGGAAAGAAATCAGAACGCCGAGTTCAATGATAGAGACGCGGCTGAGGTGATGCTGATCCCTGGAACATCTCATGGCTTCATGCAATTCCCAACTGTGTATCCTCCTGCTTGGCGACATTTTGAGAGATGCATCGATTGGTTCGACCAACTCTTCGACCACGCAGAAGTCATGCGCGTTCGCAAAGACAGACAAGCCCGAGCCGCGAGGTCCCAAACCAACGGCTTCGGAATCAACGGCGACGGCCGTCATCACATGCGCACCGAGTCCAGCGAGGAAGACCGGCCCCTCGAGATCAGCATGACCAAGATGAACCAGCGACGCAGCTCCAACCAGACAACACCGCAGCAGAGTCCCGACCTCAACGGCGGCAGTGAAAGCGGCGACACGACGCCACGGGCGCACACCAACGGAACGTCTTTATCAAACGGTGATAAGAACGCCAAGAGACGCAAGAGTGTGGGTCtcagcaagagcaagaatagaaacaagagccttgtcaagctcaagagTTCTGATGATCTGCTGGGGAGACGTATGCAGGGACTTGCGAGCGGGTTGACGGGGATGGGCGATGACGACTAG